The following proteins come from a genomic window of Miscanthus floridulus cultivar M001 chromosome 2, ASM1932011v1, whole genome shotgun sequence:
- the LOC136536561 gene encoding uncharacterized protein → MALNTIYNGIDSKVFEKVKDLEKASEVWVRLEEIYEGTTMVKSAKMYMLKNQLTNFKMKDDETISEMFYRMQVIINDLKSLGEKTKDEDFCHKFLMCLPKRFKTLCTILFRGGLKGVSPNEVLGDVMTEDQYNSDGEEVLKEEDKKNKSVAFKAGASSSKNKSKGKAKKDESSDDEGSNDDRDDEALALFVHKFGKMMKKKGYGARKRRDHFKNKEHVRLCYKCKSPDHVVTDCPYNSDNEENKKKKNKKEKKEKKITFKKKKKGGSYVVTLDSDASSDDDDSSDDERKTSKKKALTSIAINNKPSLFDTPLCFMAKGPKVKYDESGNKSESENENDSNNDDEFTNEKLMDMLEQADSLISTKSKKCKELSKKLKALEQSFDELNATHERLVEAYEKLGKAHTKLEKAHSLLLNENKEKFFIHHHHYLYLYY, encoded by the exons ATGGCTCTCAACACTATCTATAATGGCATTGATTCAAAAGTGTTTGAGAAAGTGAAGGATCTTGAGAAGGCAAGTGAAGTTTGGGTAAGATTGGAGGAGATATATGAGGGCACTACAATGGTAAAGAGTGCCAAGATGTACATGCTCAAGAACCAACTCACcaacttcaagatgaaggatgatgaaacAATTTCGGAGATGTTCTATAGAATGCAAGTCATCATCAATGATCTCAAGAGCTTGGGTGAGAAGACAAAGGATGAGGACTTTTGTCACAAGTTCTTGATGTGTTTGCCCAAGAGATTCAAGACCTTGTGCACCATCCTATTTAGAGGAGGCTTGAAGGGTGTGTCTCCAAATGAGGTGCTTGGTGATGTGATGACTGAGGACCAATACAATAGTGATGGTGAAGAAGTGTTGAAGGAGGAGGACAAGAAGAATaaaagtgtggcattcaaggccggagcctcatcctccaagaacaagagcaagggcaaagcaaagaaagatgaatcaagtgatgatgaaggctcGAATGATGATCGTGATGATGAAGCACTAGCTCTCTTTGTGCacaagtttggcaagatgatgaagaagaagggctatggtgcaagaaagagaagagatcacttcAAGAACAAGGAGCATGTGAGATTATGCTACAAGTGcaaaagccccgatcatgttgtaacggattgtccctacaatagtgacaatgaagaaaataagaagaagaagaacaagaaggaaaagaaggagaagaaaataaccttcaagaaaaagaagaagggtggctcATATGTTGTgactttggatagtgatgcttcttccgatgatgatgattctagtgatgatgaaaggaagacatccaagaagaaggcacttacaagcattgctatcaacaacaagccttcactATTTGACACTCCATTATGCTTCATGGCCAAGGGccctaaggtaaaatatgatgagagtggaaataaaagtgaaagtgaaaatgaaaatgatagcaaTAATGATGATGAATTTACTAATGAAAAACTCATGGACATGCTAGAACAGGCCGATTCACTTATTAGCACtaagagcaagaagtgcaaagaATTGTCCAAAAAGTTAAAAGCTCTTGAACAGtcttttgatgagctcaatgctactcatgagaggctagtggaagcctatgagaagcttggcaaagctcacactaagcttgaaaaggctcactccttgcTCCTTAATGAAAATAAAGAAAAG ttcttcatccaccaccaccactacctctacctctactactag